A genomic stretch from Prionailurus bengalensis isolate Pbe53 chromosome E2, Fcat_Pben_1.1_paternal_pri, whole genome shotgun sequence includes:
- the LOC122494322 gene encoding tigger transposable element-derived protein 1-like: protein MTPKRSGEVVPSAPKRKKAVMCLMEKIRVLDKLRSGMSCSAVGREFNVNESTIRYIKKKEKEIRRSVREAAPESAKVTSIVREEAMEKMEKRLNLWIHEMTTDKKGVVDSIVVRLKAKEIYGHVTQGQKNVKPFSASAGWLARFKRRYGVNNVKLAGEASSADREAAEEFKKHLLSVIQDKGYVEEQVFNADETGLFYKDVGKRTYITQMACKAPGFKSFQDYATLLLCTNAKGDFKCKPLMVYRAQNPQALKGKSVNHMPVHWRWNKKAWMTSSWFHNCFVPEVECYLQGRNLAFKVLLILDNAPVHCCEELKNAHPNVEVLFMPPNTTSLIQPLDQGIIKAFKAHYTRELYSKGFQALESNKETTMMDYWKSVTIRNVIDYVGTAWGSIKQATINSCWKNVWPDCVQNFEGFEGVAESIKKSVENIMHIARQISGEGFDDMKEEDVEEILAEKAVEPTNEDLDEMAKQGIGVGSDEEGDESQPKTSIIDPLTATKISEWNSALERIFNDMIECDPMLDRSLKFKRLTSTAFAPYAEMLKDLRQKAKQTRLTQLFEPVWEGKSPTPSTSHERQTPEVELPNVDMLPSSSSAE from the coding sequence ATGACCCCCAAGCGTAGTGGTGAAGTGGTGCCTAGTGCTCCTAAGCGCAAGAAGGCTGTcatgtgccttatggagaaaatacgtGTGCTAGATAAGCTTCGTTCAGGCATGAGTTGTAGTGCTGTTGGCcgtgagttcaatgttaatgaatcaacaatccGGTacatcaagaaaaaggaaaaggaaattcgCCGATCTGTACGTGAGGCTGCTCCGGAAAGTGCTAAAGTAACGTCTATAGTGCGTGAGGAAGCtatggaaaagatggaaaagcGGCTAAATTTGTGGATTCATGAGATGACAACCGATAAAAAGGGCGTGGTGGACAGCATTGTCGTGAGGCTGAAAGCCAAAGAAATTTACGGTCATGTAACCCAAGGCCAGAAAAACGTTAAACCTTTCTCCGCCAGCGCTGGCTGGCTTGCACGTTTCAAAAGGCGATATGGTGTGAACAATGTTAAACTTGCAGGTGAGGCAAGTTCTGCAGATCGGGAGGCtgcagaagaatttaaaaaacatttgctgAGTGTTATACAGGACAAAGGATACGTGGAAGAGCAGGTTTTCAACGCTGAtgagactggcttattttacAAGGACGTTGGCAAAAGAACCTATATAACACAAATGGCCTGCAAAGCCCCTGGCTTTAAATCATTCCAAGACTATGCAACTTTGCTGTTGTGCACTAATGCCAAGGGCGACTTCAAGTGCAAACCTCTAATGGTATACAGAGCCCAGAATCCACAAGCACTTAAAGGGAAAAGCGTCAACCATATGCCTGTCCATTGGAGATGGAACAAAAAAGCGTGGATGACATCCAGCTGGTTCCACAACTGCTTCGTACCAGAAGTTGAATGCTATCTCCAGGGCAGAAACCTTGCCTTCaaggttttattaattttggatAACGCCCCAGTCCATTGCTGTGAAGAACTCAAAAATGCCCACCCCAACGTAGAAGTTCTTTTCATGCCCCCAAACACTACATCTCTCATCCAACCCCTGGATCAGGGTATAATAAAAGCTTTCAAGGCACACTATACCAGGGAGCTTTATAGCAAAGGTTTCCAGGCTCTCGAATCCAACAAGGAAACTACCATGATGGACTATTGGAAGTCCGTTACCATACGTAACGTTATTGATTATGTTGGGACAGCCTGGGGCAGCATCAAACAAGCTACTATCAATAGCTGTTGGAAAAATGTTTGGCCAGACTGTGTGCAAAATTTCGAAGGCTTTGAAGGTGTTGCAGAAAGCATAAAGAAGAGTGTCGAAAACATAATGCATATCGCACGGCAAATAAGTGGAGAAGGCTTTGACGACATGAAGGAGGAAGATGTGGAGGAAATTTTGGCAGAGAAGGCAGTAGAACCCACCAACGAAGACCTGGACGAGATGGCAAAACAAGGCATTGGGGTCGGCAGTGATGAGGAAGGCGATGAGAGTCAGCCTAAGACTTCAATAATTGACCCTCTTACAGCGACCAAAATATCAGAATGGAATTCTGCCTTGGAAAGAATTTTCAATGACATGATAGAGTGTGACCCTATGCTTGATCGCAGCCTCAAATTTAAGCGCCTCACCTCTACAGCATTTGCCCCTTATGCCGAGATGCTTAAAGATTTGAGGCAAAAAGCTAAGCAGACAAGGCTGACCCAACTTTTCGAGCCAGTTTGGGAGGGAAAATCGCCGACTCCGTCAACAAGTCACGAGAGGCAAACTCCTGAGGTTGAACTGCCAAATGTTGACatgcttccctcttcctcttctgcagAATAA